The Flavobacterium praedii genome window below encodes:
- a CDS encoding MFS transporter: protein MTTNPKKIMEHKISIKEKVGYGLGDAASSMFWKIFSMYLMFFYTDVFGIAPAVVGTMFLITRIWDSCFDPLVGILADRTKSRWGKFRPYLLWTAIPFAIIGIMTFYTPDFDEKGKIIYAYVTYSLMMMVYSVINVPYASLLGVMSGDRKERTTLSSYRMVFAFAGSLLALWLIEPLVNHFGGNLNSKTGWLYTIIVFGIITTIFFWSCFFLTKERVQPINDEKPNLKEDLNDLLKNRPWWILLGAGIGALVFNSIRDGAAVYYFKYYVSSTISYSFNILGENFAMTPTTLYLVLGQAANIIGVIAATPIANKIGKKKTFFGAMVLAAILSVFFYYIGKENVVLIMLFQVMISICAGCIFPLIWSMYADSADYSEWKQGRRATGLIFSASSMSQKFGWTIGGAATGWLLGYFGFQANVVQSITTQNGILLMLSILPAIAATISLLFILFYPLSEEKLQTIEDELNEKRKLNK, encoded by the coding sequence ATGACTACAAACCCTAAAAAAATAATGGAACATAAAATTAGCATAAAAGAAAAAGTTGGTTACGGACTTGGCGATGCAGCTTCCTCCATGTTTTGGAAAATTTTCAGTATGTATCTTATGTTTTTTTACACTGATGTATTTGGAATAGCCCCAGCTGTGGTTGGAACTATGTTTTTAATCACTCGTATATGGGATTCTTGTTTCGATCCTTTGGTAGGAATCCTTGCAGACCGTACCAAAAGCCGTTGGGGAAAATTTAGACCGTATTTATTATGGACAGCCATTCCGTTTGCCATAATAGGAATCATGACTTTTTACACACCCGACTTTGATGAAAAAGGGAAAATAATATATGCGTATGTTACCTATTCCTTAATGATGATGGTGTATTCTGTAATCAATGTTCCTTATGCTTCTTTACTTGGTGTAATGTCTGGTGACCGAAAAGAACGCACCACTCTTTCTTCCTATCGTATGGTTTTTGCTTTTGCAGGAAGCTTACTGGCACTTTGGTTGATTGAACCGCTGGTAAATCATTTTGGTGGAAATCTAAACTCCAAAACAGGTTGGTTGTATACCATAATCGTATTTGGAATCATCACTACAATATTCTTTTGGTCTTGTTTTTTTCTTACCAAAGAAAGAGTTCAACCTATAAATGACGAAAAACCAAATTTAAAAGAAGATCTAAATGATCTTCTCAAAAACAGACCTTGGTGGATATTATTAGGAGCAGGAATTGGTGCTTTGGTATTCAATTCAATCCGTGACGGTGCTGCAGTTTATTATTTCAAATATTATGTTAGCAGTACGATAAGTTATAGTTTCAATATTTTGGGCGAAAATTTTGCCATGACTCCAACCACACTTTATTTAGTATTGGGACAAGCTGCCAACATCATTGGAGTGATTGCCGCTACTCCAATTGCTAATAAAATTGGTAAAAAGAAAACCTTTTTTGGTGCTATGGTACTAGCCGCAATTTTAAGTGTATTTTTCTATTACATCGGAAAAGAAAATGTGGTACTTATAATGCTTTTCCAAGTAATGATTAGTATTTGTGCAGGTTGTATTTTCCCATTAATCTGGTCTATGTATGCCGACAGCGCTGATTATTCGGAGTGGAAACAAGGAAGAAGAGCCACTGGACTAATTTTTTCGGCTTCTTCGATGTCACAAAAATTTGGCTGGACAATTGGTGGTGCCGCAACAGGATGGCTATTAGGTTATTTTGGATTCCAAGCTAATGTCGTACAATCCATTACAACCCAAAACGGAATACTATTAATGCTAAGTATTCTCCCAGCTATAGCAGCTACCATATCATTACTTTTCATCTTATTCTATCCATTATCGGAAGAAAAATTACAAACAATTGAAGATGAACTTAATGAAAAACGAAAATTAAACAAATAA
- a CDS encoding glycoside hydrolase family 26 protein, with amino-acid sequence MPKPKTILSILFAFSTLYSVFSQTASTKLSLSDKKATKKTIQLYQNLYKTANRGVLFGHQDDLAYGVNWKYEAGRSDVKDVVGDFPAVYGWDLGGLETKSDKNIDGIPFDKMRQYIIDGYNRGGVITISWHYNNPLTGKDAWDTTPKSLASALPGGVSHEKYKAWLDEAAKYILTLKDKKGNPIPLLYRPFHELTGTWFWWCKNNGSPEEFKTLWKFTIDYLQKKGVHNLIYVYNTADFASKEDFLEYYPGSDYADVLSFDKYQYNDPLKDNSFVDNCQRQFGIIDKIAKEQHKIIAFAETGYEAIPYDKWWTDTLMKAMESYKISYALVWRNHGWQEKEQKMHYYAPFKGQVSEKDFIQFYNLDNILFEKEAAKINLYKK; translated from the coding sequence ATGCCAAAACCAAAAACTATATTAAGTATTTTATTTGCTTTTAGCACGTTATATTCTGTTTTCTCACAAACAGCTAGTACTAAATTATCATTATCTGACAAAAAAGCGACAAAAAAAACCATTCAATTATACCAAAATTTGTATAAAACAGCAAACAGAGGTGTATTATTTGGTCATCAAGACGATTTGGCTTACGGAGTTAACTGGAAATACGAAGCAGGAAGAAGTGATGTAAAAGACGTTGTTGGAGACTTTCCAGCTGTGTATGGTTGGGATTTGGGTGGCTTAGAAACTAAATCCGACAAGAATATTGACGGCATTCCTTTTGACAAAATGAGACAATACATCATTGATGGATACAATAGAGGTGGTGTTATTACTATCAGTTGGCATTATAACAATCCTTTAACTGGCAAAGATGCTTGGGATACTACCCCAAAATCATTAGCTTCTGCATTACCTGGAGGCGTAAGTCATGAAAAATACAAAGCCTGGTTGGATGAAGCCGCAAAATACATTTTAACGTTGAAAGACAAAAAAGGAAATCCAATCCCTTTGCTATATCGTCCGTTTCATGAACTTACCGGAACCTGGTTTTGGTGGTGCAAAAACAATGGAAGCCCTGAAGAGTTTAAAACCCTTTGGAAATTTACTATTGATTATCTACAAAAGAAAGGCGTTCATAATTTAATTTATGTATACAATACCGCCGATTTCGCTTCAAAAGAAGACTTTCTAGAATATTATCCAGGTTCTGATTATGCTGATGTTTTAAGCTTTGACAAATACCAATATAACGACCCTTTGAAAGACAATTCCTTTGTGGACAATTGCCAACGACAATTTGGAATAATAGACAAAATTGCAAAAGAACAACATAAAATCATCGCCTTTGCCGAAACAGGATACGAAGCTATTCCGTATGACAAATGGTGGACAGATACTTTGATGAAAGCTATGGAATCCTACAAAATCTCCTATGCCTTAGTTTGGAGAAACCACGGCTGGCAGGAAAAAGAACAAAAAATGCATTATTACGCCCCCTTCAAAGGACAAGTGAGTGAAAAAGATTTTATTCAATTTTACAATCTTGACAATATTCTTTTTGAAAAAGAGGCTGCAAAAATAAATCTATATAAAAAATAA